In Pseudomonas sp. LRP2-20, the genomic window CCGGCCTCTTCGCGGTTGACCCCGCTCCCACAAGTACTGCACAGCCCTCGAAGGCGAAGCTATCCCTGTGGCAGCGGGCTTGCCCGCGAAGAGGCCAGTGCAGGTTGTCACCTATTTACGGGCCTCCAGGATCAGGTTGAACGGCGTCTGCGTCGCCCGCCGGAACTGCGTGAATCCGGCCTCCTCGAACACCGCCCGCAGGCGTGCCTCCCCGGCTTGAGCGCCCAACCCCAGCCCCACTTCCTGGGACAACGAGTTAGGCGTGCAGATGAACGTCGACGCCGCATAGAACAAGCGCCCGACCGGCGTCAGGTTGCCCTCCAGCGAATCCTCGGCATAAGGCTCCACCAGCATCACTGTGCCGTCAGCTTTCAACGTCCGGTAGGCATGCTTCGCCGCACCCACCGGGTCGCCCATGTCATGCAGGCAATCAAAGAAGCACACCAGGTCATGATCATGCCCCGGGTAGTCCTTGGCCGACGCCTGCTGGAAGCTCACCCGCCCCGCCAGCCCGGCCTCGCGCGCGCGTTCGCTGGCCGTGGCAATGGACGGTGCGTGATAGTCGTAGCCTGTGAAGCTAGACGCCGGAAACGCCTGCGCCAGGACCAGGGTCGAGGCGCCATGGCCACAACCGACATCGGCCACTTTGGCCCCAGCCTGCAGCTTGGCCACCACGCCTTCGAGTGCCGGCAACCAGTCCGCGACCAGGAAGGTGCGGTAACCGGGCCGGAAGAAACGCTCGGTGCCACTGAACATGCACGGGTGATGGTCACCCCAGGCCAGCCCGCCGTCGCCGCGCATCGCCGCCACCAGCTTGTCCTTGTCATGGAACAGTGCGGCGATGACTGCCGCGCCACCGGCCATGTAGGCCGGCGAGTCTTCCAACGCCAGGGTCATGGCTTGTTCCTCGGGCAGAACGAACGTGCCCTTGTCATGCACCATGTAGCCAGAAGCCGCCTGAGCATTGAGCCATTCACGCACCAGCCGCGGGTGGCAACCGGTCTTTGCTGCCAGCGCCTCGGGGCTGGTCGGCTGGCTGTCGGCCATGGCCCGGTACAGGCCAAGCTCATCGCCGAGGATCACATTGGCCAGGGTCGCTGCAGCGCCCATGTCACCAACCAGCTTGCCCATGAATTCATGAAGCCTTGCCTCGTCCATGACCTGCCCTCCTCTGCAAGAAGGCCACCGTCGACGAAGAAGTCCGGTTCGAGGGGAGCGGTGGTCAGTGGGATGAATGGATGTATATCCGTTAACAGTCTAGCCCCTCGGCAAATTTCGCGTGCGTTCAAACAACTTATTGGCATTCACTGCCATACAACTGATATCGCTTAGTGCAACTTATCCTAAGAAAACCCACGCACATTCTGGCACTTCGCAAGTTGCTGTCTATGCTATCGCTGTGTGCCAACCCTTCTCGGGGTTTCGAACACGTCATGTTTTGACCCTCCCAACTTCCAGGCCTGCGCCAGGCGCTTTTTTGTGCGCGCAGAACATGCGTTTGCCTTTTATTTGCAACGCAAACGTGTGCGGGTGCAGGCGACCTTCTACATCGGGCTCAAGTAACAAAATTTACACAAAAATGTGACATTTTTTTTCAGCTTTTTCGCCAAGGATCTCTGCGGCCAAAACTCAGGCACCTGCGCAAGCAGGGGGTACTGCCCGTACAGGTTCACACCATGGAGCTTTGAATGAAGGTTACGGTTTTCGGTACCGGCTATGTCGGCCTTACCCAGGCGGTATGCCTGGCTCAGGTGGGCCACTCGGTGCTATGCATGGATATCAACGCCGAGCGGGTGGCGGCGCTCAGCGAAGGGCATTGCCCGATCTTCGAGCCCGGCCTAGCGCCGCTGCTGGAGAAAAACCTGGCCTGCGGCCGCTTGCGTTTCACCACCGACGCCCGTGAAGCAGTGCAACACGCCAGGTTGCACTTCATCGCCGTTGGCACCCCGCCTCAGGCCGATGGCAGCGCCGACATGCGCTTTGTGTTCAACGTGGTCGACAGCATTCTCGAACACGCCGATGGCCCGAAAGTCATCGTCAACAAATCCACCTCGCCGGTCGGCACGGTAGACCGCATCAAGGCACGCATCGGCCAGGCCGTGGCCGACGCAGAAAGCTACCAGGTCATCAGCAATCCCGAATTCCTCAAGGAAGGTTCGGCAGTGGATGACTGCATGCGCCCGGACCGCATCATCATCGGCGGCGCCCTGCCGGCAGAGGTCGAACTGCTGCGCGAGCTGTACCAGCCGTTCAGCCGCAACCGCGAGAAAATCATGGTCATGGACGCGCGCAGCGCCGAACTGACCAAGTACGCCGCCAACAGCATGCTGGCGACCAAGATTTCGTTCATCAACGAAATCGCCAACCTGGCCGAGCACCTGGGTGCTGACATCGAAATGGTCCGCCGCGGCATCGGCTCGGACCCGCGCATCGGCTACGACTTCATCTACCCCGGCTGCGGTTTTGGCGGCTCCTGCTTCCCCAAGGACTTGCAGGCGCTGCGCAAGACAGCCGAGGCCGAAGGCTTCGAGCCACTGCTGCTGGGCGCCGTGGAGGCGGTCAACCAGCGGCAGAAGAGCCGGCTGTTCAGCAAGATCCAGCGCCACTACCCAGGCGGCCTGCGCGGCAAGGTGTTCGCCGTGTGGGGGCTTTCGTTCAAACCCAACACCGATGACATCCGCGAAGCCTCCAGCCTGGTATTGCTCGAAGCGCTGTGGGCCGCTGGCGCCAGGGTGCAGGCCCACGACCCGCAAGCCATGGACGAGATCCAGCGGCACTACGGCACGCGCCCCGATCTGCAGCTGTTACCGTGCAAGGACGACGCCCTGGTGGGTGCCGATGCCCTGGTGATCGTCACCGAGTGGCAAGACTACCGCGTGCTGAACCTGGACAGCGTGCCGCAGCTACTGGCTGACCGCGTGGTGTTCGACGGCCGCAACCTGTTCGAACCCGAGCACATGGCCGCCGCCGGTCTCACGTATTACGCCATCGGCCGTGGCCAGGTGAAACAACCATGACCGTCCTGATCACCGGCGCGGCCGGATTCATCGGTTTCCACCTGGCGCGCCGCCTGTGCGAAGCGGGCATCGAAGTGGTGGGCATCGACAATCTCAATGCCTACTACAGCGTCGAGCTCAAACTCGCGCGCCTGCAGCAGTTGCTCGCCTACCCCAACTTCCGCTTCCAGACGGTCGACATCGCCAACGCTGCCGATATGCAGCAACTGTTTGCCGGGCAGGCGTTCAGCGAGGTGATCCACCTGGCAGCGCAGGCGGGTGTGCGCTACTCGCTGGACAACCCCGCCGTCTATGGGCAATCCAACCTGACCGGTTTTCTCAACCTCCTCGAAGCCTGCGGCCAGCACCCACCGCGTCACCTGATCTATGCCTCCAGCAGCTCGGTGTACGGCGCCAACACCAAGCAGCCGTTCAGCATCGATGACCCTGTCGAGCAACCGATTTCGCTGTATGCCGCCAGCAAGCGCGCCAACGAGCTGATGGCGCACAGCTACGCGCACCTGTACCAGCTGCCGATCACCGGCCTGCGCTTCTTCACCGTCTATGGCCCGTGGGGCCGCCCCGACATGGCGCTGTTCAAGTTCACCCGGGCGATGCTCGACGGCAAGCCGATCGAGATCTATAACCACGGCCAGATGGCGCGCGACTTCACCTACATCGACGACATCGTCGAAAGCATCGTGCGCCTGCGCCAGAAGCCGCCACGGCCTGATGCCGGGCAACCACCCTGCCAGCTGTTCAACATCGGTCGCGGCCAGCCGGTGCGCCTGCTGGCATTTGTCGAGTGCCTGGAGAACGCGCTGGGCATCAAGGCCCAACGCGAGTACCTGCCGTTGCAGGCAGGTGACGTGCTGGAAACCTGGGCGGATGTGGACTCACTGACGCGCTGGATCGACTTTTCGCCGAGCACTCCGCTGGAGCACGGCGTCGCCGCTTTCGTTGGCTGGTACCGGGACTTCTACCGGGTTTGAACCACGCAATCACTACAAGAACACAGGTAGCCTCGATGACTGATTCACTTGACCTCTCGGTACTGATCCCCGCCAAGAACGAGGTCGACAACCTGCCGGCATTGCTGGCGGAAATCCGCACGGCACTGGCCGCTGAACACTATGAAGTGCTGGTGGTCGACGACGGCAGCACGGACCAGACGCTCAACAGGCTGCGCCAGCTCAAACAGCAAGGCTTTACCCAGTTACGCATCCTGCGCCACGACCGCTCGCTGGGTCAGAGCACCTCCATCTGGCACGCTGCCCAAGCTGCCCGCGGCCGTTGGCTGGCCACCCTTGATGGCGACGGGCAGAACGACCCGGCCGACATCCCCGGCATGCTCGCCCTGGTACGTGGCAACGAAGACCTCGGCGGCGGCATCAAGCTGGTGGCCGGGCACCGCGTCAACCGCCGCGATACCGCCAGCAAGCGCTGGGCCTCGCGCTTTGCCAATGGCCTGCGCAGCCGCCTGCTCAAGGACGCCACCCCGGACACTGGCTGCGGCCTGAAGCTGATCGAGCGCGACGCCTTCCTGCGCCTGCCCTATTTCGACCACATGCACCGCTACATCCCGGCGCTGATCCTGCGCCACAAGGGCCGCATGCTGGTGCACCCGGTGAACCATCGTCCGCGCCATGCCGGGGTGTCCAAGTACGGCAACCTGGACCGTGCCCTGGTCGGCATCCTCGACCTGGTCGGGGTCTGGTGGCTGATCCGCCGCACGCGCCTGGACACCCAACCACAGGAGCTCGAAGGATGACCCGCGAAACCCTCTGGCTGATCATCGGCTTCGCCGGTCAGGTCGTGTTCACCGGCCGCTTCGTCCTGCAGTGGCTGTACAGCGAATTCAAGCGACGCAGCGTGATCCCGGTGGGTTTCTGGTACCTGAGCATGCTCGGCAGCGCCCTGTTGCTGATCTACGCCATCTACCGCGAGGACCCGGTGTTCATCATCGGCCAGTCGTTCGGCCTGGTGGTCTACCTGCGCAACCTGCAATTGATTGCCCGAAACAAAGAGCAGAAGGAATAGCCCTTGCCAAGGTTCAAGACGCTTGGGGCCGAACGCCTGGCCCTGGTTTTACTCGCGGTGCTGCTGGTCGGTGCCGGTATCGGCTGGCGCCAGCCGATGAACGTCGATGAGGAACGCTTCCTCGGCGTGGCCCTGGAAATGCTCCAGAGCGGCAACTGGTTCATCCCCCACCGCGCGGCGGAAATCTACGGCGACAAGCCACCGTTGTTCATGTGGACCGTGGCCCTGTTCAGCTACCTGACGGGTTCGCCGAAAATCGCCCTCTACCTGCCAGGGCTGATGTCGGCGGCGACCATCACCCTGGTGCTGCATGACCTGGGGCAGCGCCTGTGGACCCGGCGCATCGGCGTGATTGCCGCGCTGCTGTTCCTGGCGACCTACCAGAGCTACAGCATCCTGCGTACCGGGCAGATCGACAGTTTCCTGTGCCTGTGGGTGGCGCTGGGCCTCTACGGCATGGTCCGCCATCTGCTGCTGGGGCCGGCCTGGGGTTGGTTCTACCTGGCCTGCGCGGCCATGGGCCTGGGCATCATCAGCAAGGGCGTGGGCTTTGTCCCGGCGCTGATGCTGCTGCCCTACGCCTGGGCCGTGCGCAAGGGCTGGCGCGGGGTAGTGGCTTACCCGGGCCAGGGTGGGCGCTGGAGCCTGGGTTTCGTCTGGCTGCTGGCAGGCTGCGCGGTGTGGCTACTGCCGCTGCTGATGTCGATCGCCCACGGCGGTGGTGCGGCGGAACTGGCCTACCTGAAGGAGATTCTCCTGCGCCAGACCGCCAACCGTTATGCCAATGCCTGGGATCATCGCGAGCCCTTCTGGTATTTCTTCGTCAAGGTCATCCCGCAGTACTGGCTGCCACTGATCCTGGCCTTGCCATGGCTGGTCCCGGCCTGGCGCCGGCAACTGCAAAAGCGTGATGGGCGCTTCCTGCTGCTGCTTGGCTGGGTCGCCCTGGTGCTGCTGTTCTTCAGCCTCAGCAGCGGCAAGCGCAAGCTCTACATTTTCCCGGCCCTGCCCGGGCTGGTGCTGGCCATCGCCCCGCTGGTGCCCTGGCTGCTCAAACGCTGGTTGCAGCGCCGCCCTGGCTGGCGCAAGGCGTTCACCGCCATTGCCCTGGCCTGGTTCTGCCTGTGGTTCGCACGCGGTTTCGTCGAGCCTCTGAAGGAAGGCCGCAACCCGCACGAAACCTTGATGAGCGAAGCCGCACGCGCCACCGGTGGCGCCGAGCTGGTACTGGTCAACTGGCGCGAAGGGCACTGGCTGTTTGCCCGTCAACCCATCGTCCATTTCGGTTTCGCCAACCAGTCCAAGCCCGAGACGGCGGTGTACTGGTTACGCCAAAACCCCACGGCCTTTGCCCTGATTCCGGCAACGGAACTGGGCCGTTGCTTCAACGCCGACAAGGCTCACCGGCTGGGCGATACCTCGCGCGCCGAGTGGTATGTGGTCGGCGCCGATGCCGACAACGGCCAATGCCAGCCGGTGCTACCGCCACAGGTCTACCACTTCGCCTGGACCAGCAGGGCCGGGAATCTGCAAACCGCAGCACAGGGGCTCGCACAATGACTACCCAGACCTTGCCAGCCCCACGCCGGCACCTGTGGAGACGTTTGAACCGCTGGGGCCAGATCAGCGCACTGGTGGTGCTGTTGGCCATGGCCCTGGTGGGCATCGAAGCCGCGCGCTCGTTCTGGCCGCAGCAACTCTTCGCGCACCTGAGCAACCGCTGGACCGGTGACACCGCGCCCGGGCAGAACGTCTGGCTGCCGGCCTTCAAGCTGAGGATCGACGCCAAGGTCGTGGAGCCAAGCCTGACCAACCTGTCCGGCATCACTTATGACTACGACCGCGACCGGCTGCTGGCGATCACCAATGGTGTGCCCATGGAGCTGCTGGAGCTGAGCAAGGACGGCGACATCCTGGCGCGCTACCCACTGGTGGACTTCGAAGACACCGAAGGCCTGGCGTACCTGGGCAATGGCCGCCTGGCCATCAGCGACGAGCAGATGCAACGGCTGGACGTGATCACCCTGCCCGACCACCCGCAGCCGATTCACGCCAGCGAGGCACAGTGGATCACCCTCGACATCAACCCGACCCACCGCAACAAGGGCTTCGAGGGGGTGACCTACGACCGCCAGCACGATCGCCTGTTCGCCATCAAGGAGCGCGACCCGCGGCAGCTGTTCACCGTCACCGGCATGCTCACGGCGCTCAGCGGCGGCCCCCTGCAGTTGACGGTCAGCGACCGCCGCGACTGGGTCAAGCGCAGCGTGTACGCCACCGACCTGTCCGACGGCTACTACGACCCGCGCACCGGTCACCTGCTGGTGCTCAGCGACCAGTCGAAGAACATCACCGAGCTCGATGGCGATGGCCGCTTCGTCAGCATCCGTTCGTTGCGTACCTGGCTCGGTGGGTTGCAGCATGACGCCCCGCAGCCCGAAGGCATGACCATGGACAGCGCCGGCAACCTCTATGTCGTCAGCGAGCCGAACCTGTTCTATCGCTTCAGCAAGCCCTGAAGTCAGGCCTGTCGACCTTTCGCCTCGGGGCGCTTGCAAAAGCACAAGTCTCGAAATACTGTATGAATAATCAGTATTTCGAGACAACCCCATGCAGCTCATCGCCAAACTCGGCATTCTCGCCGATGCCGCCAAGTACGATGCCTCATGCGCCAGCAGTGGCGCACCGAAACGCAGCTCGCGCGGCAGCGATGGCCTGGGCGCGACCGATGGCATGGGCATCTGCCACAGCTACACCCCCGATGGCCGCTGTGTGTCGCTGCTCAAGGTGCTGCTGACCAACTTCTGCCTGTATGACTGCCAGTACTGTGTCAACCGCCGTTCCAGCAACGTGCCGCGGGCCCGCTTCAGCCCCGAGGAAGTGGTGCGCCTGACCCTGGACTTCTACCGGCGCAACTGCATCAGTGGCCTGTTCCTCAGCTCCGGCATCATCCGCTCGGCCGACTACACCATGGAGCAGCTGATTCGCGTGGCCCGCCTGCTGCGGGAAGAACACAACTTCCGTGGCTACATCCACCTCAAGACCATCCCCGACGCCGACCCGCTGCTGATCGAAGAGGCCGGGCGCCTGGCCGACCGCCTCAGCGTCAACATCGAGTTGCCCACCGATGCCAGCCTCAAGCGCCTGGCCCCGGAGAAGCAGGCACACACCATCCGCCAGGCCATGGGCGTGATCCACCAGGGCCAGCAGGCCGTGGCCGGTGAACCGAAAGCGCCGCGTTTCACCCCGGCCGGGCAAAGCACCCAGGTGATCGTCGGCGCCGATGCCACCGACGACAGCACCCTGCTGCGCAACGCCGAGTCGCTGTATCAGGGCTATGGGCTCAAACGCGTGTACTACTCGGCCTTCAGCCCGATCCCCGACAGCCCTGGCAGCGTGCCCCTGGCCGCCCCGCCACTGCTGCGCGAACACCGCCTGTACCAGGCCGACTTCCTGCTGCGTGGCTATGGCTACAAGGCCGGTGAGCTGCTCGGCGAGGCCGGCAACCTGGCACTGGACATCGACCCCAAGCTGGCCTGGGCACTGGCCAACCGCGAGGTGTTTCCGCTGGATGTGAACCGCGCCGAGCCGGCGCTGCTGGCACGCATCCCCGGCATCGGCCTGCGCAGCGTGCAACGGCTGGTGGCACTGCGCCGCGAGCGACGCGTGCGCTACGACGACCTGATCCAGCTGCGCTGCGTGCTGGACAAGGCACGGCCGTTCATCGTCACCAGCGATTACCGCCCCGCCGATGGCGAGTTGCGCAGCGGCTTGCTCAGGGCGCGCCTGCGCGAACCTCAGGCGCCGCAGCAGATGGGGCTGTGGGGGTGATTGCGCTCGATTGCGATGACCAGTTCGGCACTTGGCGCAACCAGGCCCGCACCTTGCTCGGCCACGGTATCGACCCCGCCGACGTGACCTGGGCGCAAGGCCCGATCCAGGACCTGCTGGCCCTGCCCACACCCTTGCCCGAAGGCCCTGGCCCATTCCGCGCCAAGGTGCCCGCCACGCTGCTGACGCAACTGGAGCAAGCCGCACGCTACCGCGGCGAGCAACGCTGGAACCTGCTGTATGAAGTGCTCTGGCGCGTGGCCCACGGCGACCGCACGGCCATGCTGGCGGGTGACCGCCTGGGCAGCGAATTGCAGCGGCGTATCAAGCAGGTCAGCCGCGAGGCGCACCACCTGCATGCGTTCGTACGTTTCGTGCCGCTGCCCGAGGCGCTGGCCAAGCAGTTGCAGCTGGACCTGGTGGCCTACCACGAACCCGCCCACGACATCCTGGAGAGCGCCAGCACGCACTTCGCCGACCGCCTCGGGCGCCAGCGCTGGCTGATCGCGACGCCACAGGACGGCATCCGCTTCGATGGCCAGGCTTTCGAATATCAGCGCCGTTGCCCTGAAGATTGGCGGCAATGGGCACAAAATGCCGAAGACCCCGGTGCCGAACTGTGGCGCACCTATTACCGGCATACCTTCAACCCGGCCCGGCTCAACCCCGACGCGCTGCGCCTGCACATGCCGGGGAGGTTCTGGCGGCACCTGCCGGAGGGGATGCTGATTCCGCAGCTGGAAGGCCTGGCGCGGCAAGGCAAGCAACGCGACGGGCAGGCGCTGGAGGTGGCCAGCCAGCGTGGCAAGCGGATTACCCGTTCCGGGTGATTTGTGAAAATTTTGTAATGGATTTGGCATACCACCTTCCCAAGGAGCGACACATCCTGACAAACTGATTGCTAACGATTCTCATATTTACTTGTATTAGCAATCATCAGGAGCCCATCCGTCATGTTGTCGCCCCTCGCGCACACGCGCCCCCTGCCCGCCCGCAACCTGCTCGCCATGGCCATCTGCATGGCCGTTGTCACGCCAGCCGTGGCCGAAGATACCCCCACCACACTGGAACTGGGCGCCACCGAAATCAGCTCGGAGGCATTGGGCAGCACCACCGAGGGCTCGGGCTCCTACACCACCGGCTCCATGTCCACCGCAACCAAGCTGCCACTGAGCATGCGTGAAACGCCCCAGGCGGTGACCGTCATCACCCGCCAGCGCATGGACGACCAGGCCATGACCAGCATCAATGACGTGGTCAAGGCCACGCCCGGCCTGTTCCTCGACTACTCCAGCGGCCCGGGCCGGCAGAGCTACTCCTCGCGCGGTTTCAACATCGACAACCTGATGTACGACGGCATCCCCAGCGGCTATACCGGTTGGGTGGTCGGCGCCCAGCCGAACCTGGCGATGTTCGACCGGGTCGAGGTGGTGCGCGGCGCCACCGGCCTGGTCACCGGTGCCGGCAACCCGTCGGCAGCCATCAACCTGGTGCGCAAGCGCCCACTGGCCGAGCAGAAGGTCACCCTGACCGGCGCCGCCGGTAGCTGGGACGACTACCGCGGCGAGATCGATGCCTCCAGCCCGCTAAATGACAGCGGCACCCTGCGCGGACGCGTGGTGGCGTCCTACCGCGACGCCAACAGCTTTGTCGATGATGTCGAGGAAGACCATGGCCTGTTCTATGCGGTGACCGAGGCGGATCTCTCCGATGACACCAGCCTGATGCTTGGTTTCTCGCACCAGAAGGACAAGACCAACTACTTCTGGGGCGCCATGCCCACCGCCCTCGACGGCCACCACATGGGCTTCTCGCGCTCCTACAACCCGGGCACCGACTGGGAGAACAAGGACCAGGAGATCAACACCCTGTTCGCCGAATTGCGCCATCGCCTGGCCAATGACTGGACGCTGCAGCTCAACGCCAACTATGCGCAACAGGATGCGACCTTCACCGGGTCCTACCAGTCGCGCTGGGCTGGCCTGCAGGCACCGCTGCAACGCACGGTCTACCAGTCCAGGCATCAGGAAAACCAGGCCGGCCTGGACGGCTTCGTCAGCGGCCCGTTCGAGCTGCTCGGGCGCACCCACGAACTGGTGGTAGGTGCCAGTAAGCGCATCTACGACATGGACACCCGCAACTACAGCCCGTACGACATGTACTGGCCGCTCAATGGCGGTAAACCGAACTTCGTACACACCGACAACCAGCGTGAAGTCACCACCCAGGATGG contains:
- a CDS encoding TonB-dependent siderophore receptor; amino-acid sequence: MLSPLAHTRPLPARNLLAMAICMAVVTPAVAEDTPTTLELGATEISSEALGSTTEGSGSYTTGSMSTATKLPLSMRETPQAVTVITRQRMDDQAMTSINDVVKATPGLFLDYSSGPGRQSYSSRGFNIDNLMYDGIPSGYTGWVVGAQPNLAMFDRVEVVRGATGLVTGAGNPSAAINLVRKRPLAEQKVTLTGAAGSWDDYRGEIDASSPLNDSGTLRGRVVASYRDANSFVDDVEEDHGLFYAVTEADLSDDTSLMLGFSHQKDKTNYFWGAMPTALDGHHMGFSRSYNPGTDWENKDQEINTLFAELRHRLANDWTLQLNANYAQQDATFTGSYQSRWAGLQAPLQRTVYQSRHQENQAGLDGFVSGPFELLGRTHELVVGASKRIYDMDTRNYSPYDMYWPLNGGKPNFVHTDNQREVTTQDGVYLTTRLNLADPLKLILGGRLDWYDYDNRDGDGDYKVTRNVTKYAGLIYDLDDHHSVYVSYSDIFTPQSSKDISGTPVKPIVGKNYEVGIKGEYFDGALNASIALFRIDQENRATQVFVANCPQTSCYEASGEVRSQGIDMELQGALTPNWQIGGGYTYARAHTIKDAANPANVNQRFDTDTPEHMFKLNTVYHFQGPLEKLRVGGNISWQSRIYNDFTVADGSEYRLAQGAYAVTDLMAGYRVSQHLDLQLNANNVFDRKYYSAVASSVDYGGDTWGAPRNLMMTAKYSF
- a CDS encoding glycosyltransferase family 2 protein is translated as MTDSLDLSVLIPAKNEVDNLPALLAEIRTALAAEHYEVLVVDDGSTDQTLNRLRQLKQQGFTQLRILRHDRSLGQSTSIWHAAQAARGRWLATLDGDGQNDPADIPGMLALVRGNEDLGGGIKLVAGHRVNRRDTASKRWASRFANGLRSRLLKDATPDTGCGLKLIERDAFLRLPYFDHMHRYIPALILRHKGRMLVHPVNHRPRHAGVSKYGNLDRALVGILDLVGVWWLIRRTRLDTQPQELEG
- a CDS encoding lipid-A-disaccharide synthase N-terminal domain-containing protein codes for the protein MTRETLWLIIGFAGQVVFTGRFVLQWLYSEFKRRSVIPVGFWYLSMLGSALLLIYAIYREDPVFIIGQSFGLVVYLRNLQLIARNKEQKE
- a CDS encoding TIGR03915 family putative DNA repair protein, with product MGVIALDCDDQFGTWRNQARTLLGHGIDPADVTWAQGPIQDLLALPTPLPEGPGPFRAKVPATLLTQLEQAARYRGEQRWNLLYEVLWRVAHGDRTAMLAGDRLGSELQRRIKQVSREAHHLHAFVRFVPLPEALAKQLQLDLVAYHEPAHDILESASTHFADRLGRQRWLIATPQDGIRFDGQAFEYQRRCPEDWRQWAQNAEDPGAELWRTYYRHTFNPARLNPDALRLHMPGRFWRHLPEGMLIPQLEGLARQGKQRDGQALEVASQRGKRITRSG
- a CDS encoding SdiA-regulated domain-containing protein, with product MTTQTLPAPRRHLWRRLNRWGQISALVVLLAMALVGIEAARSFWPQQLFAHLSNRWTGDTAPGQNVWLPAFKLRIDAKVVEPSLTNLSGITYDYDRDRLLAITNGVPMELLELSKDGDILARYPLVDFEDTEGLAYLGNGRLAISDEQMQRLDVITLPDHPQPIHASEAQWITLDINPTHRNKGFEGVTYDRQHDRLFAIKERDPRQLFTVTGMLTALSGGPLQLTVSDRRDWVKRSVYATDLSDGYYDPRTGHLLVLSDQSKNITELDGDGRFVSIRSLRTWLGGLQHDAPQPEGMTMDSAGNLYVVSEPNLFYRFSKP
- a CDS encoding ArnT family glycosyltransferase — its product is MPRFKTLGAERLALVLLAVLLVGAGIGWRQPMNVDEERFLGVALEMLQSGNWFIPHRAAEIYGDKPPLFMWTVALFSYLTGSPKIALYLPGLMSAATITLVLHDLGQRLWTRRIGVIAALLFLATYQSYSILRTGQIDSFLCLWVALGLYGMVRHLLLGPAWGWFYLACAAMGLGIISKGVGFVPALMLLPYAWAVRKGWRGVVAYPGQGGRWSLGFVWLLAGCAVWLLPLLMSIAHGGGAAELAYLKEILLRQTANRYANAWDHREPFWYFFVKVIPQYWLPLILALPWLVPAWRRQLQKRDGRFLLLLGWVALVLLFFSLSSGKRKLYIFPALPGLVLAIAPLVPWLLKRWLQRRPGWRKAFTAIALAWFCLWFARGFVEPLKEGRNPHETLMSEAARATGGAELVLVNWREGHWLFARQPIVHFGFANQSKPETAVYWLRQNPTAFALIPATELGRCFNADKAHRLGDTSRAEWYVVGADADNGQCQPVLPPQVYHFAWTSRAGNLQTAAQGLAQ
- a CDS encoding putative DNA modification/repair radical SAM protein; its protein translation is MQLIAKLGILADAAKYDASCASSGAPKRSSRGSDGLGATDGMGICHSYTPDGRCVSLLKVLLTNFCLYDCQYCVNRRSSNVPRARFSPEEVVRLTLDFYRRNCISGLFLSSGIIRSADYTMEQLIRVARLLREEHNFRGYIHLKTIPDADPLLIEEAGRLADRLSVNIELPTDASLKRLAPEKQAHTIRQAMGVIHQGQQAVAGEPKAPRFTPAGQSTQVIVGADATDDSTLLRNAESLYQGYGLKRVYYSAFSPIPDSPGSVPLAAPPLLREHRLYQADFLLRGYGYKAGELLGEAGNLALDIDPKLAWALANREVFPLDVNRAEPALLARIPGIGLRSVQRLVALRRERRVRYDDLIQLRCVLDKARPFIVTSDYRPADGELRSGLLRARLREPQAPQQMGLWG
- a CDS encoding class I SAM-dependent methyltransferase, translated to MDEARLHEFMGKLVGDMGAAATLANVILGDELGLYRAMADSQPTSPEALAAKTGCHPRLVREWLNAQAASGYMVHDKGTFVLPEEQAMTLALEDSPAYMAGGAAVIAALFHDKDKLVAAMRGDGGLAWGDHHPCMFSGTERFFRPGYRTFLVADWLPALEGVVAKLQAGAKVADVGCGHGASTLVLAQAFPASSFTGYDYHAPSIATASERAREAGLAGRVSFQQASAKDYPGHDHDLVCFFDCLHDMGDPVGAAKHAYRTLKADGTVMLVEPYAEDSLEGNLTPVGRLFYAASTFICTPNSLSQEVGLGLGAQAGEARLRAVFEEAGFTQFRRATQTPFNLILEARK
- a CDS encoding NAD-dependent epimerase; its protein translation is MTVLITGAAGFIGFHLARRLCEAGIEVVGIDNLNAYYSVELKLARLQQLLAYPNFRFQTVDIANAADMQQLFAGQAFSEVIHLAAQAGVRYSLDNPAVYGQSNLTGFLNLLEACGQHPPRHLIYASSSSVYGANTKQPFSIDDPVEQPISLYAASKRANELMAHSYAHLYQLPITGLRFFTVYGPWGRPDMALFKFTRAMLDGKPIEIYNHGQMARDFTYIDDIVESIVRLRQKPPRPDAGQPPCQLFNIGRGQPVRLLAFVECLENALGIKAQREYLPLQAGDVLETWADVDSLTRWIDFSPSTPLEHGVAAFVGWYRDFYRV
- a CDS encoding UDP-glucose dehydrogenase family protein is translated as MKVTVFGTGYVGLTQAVCLAQVGHSVLCMDINAERVAALSEGHCPIFEPGLAPLLEKNLACGRLRFTTDAREAVQHARLHFIAVGTPPQADGSADMRFVFNVVDSILEHADGPKVIVNKSTSPVGTVDRIKARIGQAVADAESYQVISNPEFLKEGSAVDDCMRPDRIIIGGALPAEVELLRELYQPFSRNREKIMVMDARSAELTKYAANSMLATKISFINEIANLAEHLGADIEMVRRGIGSDPRIGYDFIYPGCGFGGSCFPKDLQALRKTAEAEGFEPLLLGAVEAVNQRQKSRLFSKIQRHYPGGLRGKVFAVWGLSFKPNTDDIREASSLVLLEALWAAGARVQAHDPQAMDEIQRHYGTRPDLQLLPCKDDALVGADALVIVTEWQDYRVLNLDSVPQLLADRVVFDGRNLFEPEHMAAAGLTYYAIGRGQVKQP